From Euzebya rosea, one genomic window encodes:
- a CDS encoding phosphoglycerate kinase, with amino-acid sequence MSQVPGLDQLDAAGRTVLVRADLNVPLDGGRITDELRITASLPTIRALREAGARVVLMSHLGRPKGQVVDELRLGPVSQRLSELLDIDVRYARDTVGDDARAAVESLDDGGVALLENLRFEAGETANDPAFADALASLGDAYVSDAFGAAHRAHASIVGVPERLDDAVAGHLLQAEITALSRLLDAPATPFTAILGGSKVSDKLSVIDNLMPRVDALVIGGAMCFTFLAATGGDVGGSRVEEDMIDTAREVLEKAEAQGVTVHLPTDVVAAEAFAADAAHEVVSSTAIPAGSMGLDIGPETVAEYAHVVASSRTVLWNGPMGVFEWPPFASGTMGVAEAMADVDGFTVIGGGDSAAAVRQMGLADRIDHVSTGGGASLEFLEGIDLPGVAVLRRG; translated from the coding sequence GTGAGCCAGGTACCTGGCCTGGACCAGCTCGACGCCGCAGGGCGCACCGTGCTGGTCCGGGCCGATCTCAACGTCCCACTCGACGGCGGCCGCATCACCGACGAGCTGCGCATCACCGCCTCGCTGCCCACCATCAGGGCGCTCCGTGAGGCAGGCGCACGCGTCGTGCTGATGAGCCACCTCGGCCGGCCCAAGGGCCAGGTCGTCGACGAGCTCCGGCTCGGGCCGGTGTCCCAGCGGCTCTCCGAGCTGCTGGACATCGACGTCCGCTACGCCCGCGACACCGTTGGCGACGACGCCCGGGCCGCCGTGGAGAGCCTGGACGACGGTGGTGTCGCCCTGCTGGAGAACCTGCGGTTCGAGGCGGGGGAGACGGCCAACGACCCCGCCTTCGCCGACGCGCTGGCGTCCCTCGGGGACGCGTACGTCTCGGATGCGTTCGGTGCTGCCCACCGTGCGCACGCCTCCATCGTCGGCGTGCCCGAGCGGCTCGACGACGCCGTCGCCGGGCACCTGCTGCAGGCCGAGATCACCGCGCTGTCCAGGCTCCTGGACGCCCCCGCGACCCCGTTCACCGCCATCCTCGGCGGCTCGAAGGTCAGCGACAAGCTGAGCGTCATCGACAACCTGATGCCCCGCGTGGACGCGCTGGTCATCGGCGGGGCCATGTGCTTCACGTTCCTGGCGGCCACCGGCGGCGACGTCGGCGGGTCCCGGGTGGAGGAGGACATGATCGACACCGCCCGCGAGGTCCTGGAGAAGGCCGAGGCGCAGGGGGTCACCGTGCACCTGCCCACCGATGTGGTCGCTGCCGAGGCGTTCGCCGCCGACGCGGCCCACGAGGTCGTGTCCTCCACGGCGATCCCCGCAGGGTCCATGGGACTGGACATCGGCCCCGAGACCGTCGCGGAGTACGCGCACGTGGTGGCGTCGTCGCGCACGGTCCTGTGGAACGGCCCCATGGGCGTGTTCGAGTGGCCGCCCTTCGCCAGCGGGACCATGGGCGTCGCCGAGGCCATGGCCGACGTCGACGGATTCACCGTGATCGGCGGTGGCGACAGCGCCGCAGCCGTCCGCCAGATGGGCCTGGCCGACCGCATCGACCACGTCTCCACCGGCGGTGGCGCGTCGCTGGAGTTCCTGGAGGGCATCGACCTTCCCGGGGTCGCCGTCCTTCGGCGCGGCTGA
- the whiA gene encoding DNA-binding protein WhiA has product MSLTVALREELAHADDLGSARRLAEARAMVDLAGTLRVRGGHDGPSVAVVVRCAVGAVARRLRGTLVDIAGVHPGLARRQGGNLRGGDAYLVDVTGDALHVLGVLDDDGRPVRRQPGDIDPPEGYLAGALMVAGTLSGVGAPVHLEIRAPDDRRATELSTLVPASAVVGDRVVVKSGDAVAELLASVGAHQTFLAFDGGRMRRELRRKVTRAVNADRANLRRATAAAGAHITAIEQLVAALGWDGLPEDLADVALARVANPEASLTELGELLDPPVGKATVHRRLQRLIALAEDG; this is encoded by the coding sequence ATGAGCCTGACGGTCGCGCTTCGCGAGGAGCTGGCCCACGCCGACGACCTCGGCAGCGCCCGTCGGCTGGCCGAGGCCCGTGCCATGGTCGACCTCGCCGGCACCCTGCGCGTCAGGGGCGGTCACGACGGCCCGAGCGTGGCCGTGGTGGTCCGCTGCGCCGTCGGGGCCGTGGCCCGCCGACTGCGGGGGACCCTGGTCGACATCGCCGGCGTCCATCCCGGCCTCGCCCGACGCCAGGGCGGCAACCTGCGTGGTGGGGACGCCTACCTGGTCGATGTGACCGGCGACGCCCTCCACGTGCTCGGCGTCCTGGACGACGACGGCCGGCCGGTCCGCCGGCAACCCGGTGACATCGACCCACCCGAGGGCTACCTGGCCGGCGCGCTGATGGTGGCCGGCACGCTCAGCGGCGTCGGGGCCCCCGTCCACCTGGAGATCCGGGCGCCCGACGACCGGCGGGCCACCGAGCTGTCGACGCTCGTGCCCGCCTCCGCTGTGGTCGGCGACCGGGTGGTCGTCAAGTCCGGCGATGCCGTCGCCGAGCTGCTGGCGTCCGTCGGCGCCCACCAGACCTTCCTCGCCTTCGACGGGGGCCGCATGCGACGGGAACTTCGGCGCAAGGTCACGCGGGCGGTCAACGCCGACCGGGCGAACCTGCGGCGCGCCACCGCGGCGGCCGGGGCGCACATCACCGCCATCGAGCAGCTGGTCGCGGCGCTCGGGTGGGACGGCCTGCCCGAGGACCTGGCCGATGTCGCGCTGGCCCGCGTCGCCAACCCCGAGGCATCCCTCACCGAGCTCGGCGAGCTGCTGGACCCGCCCGTCGGCAAGGCCACGGTCCACCGACGCCTGCAGCGGCTCATCGCCCTTGCCGAGGACGGCTGA
- the secG gene encoding preprotein translocase subunit SecG — protein MLNIILTVLHVIVSILLIMFILLKSGKGGGLSDMFGGGSMSGGGGSTIAEKNLDRITVLTAVVFAVTTMALALRLV, from the coding sequence GTGCTGAACATCATTCTCACCGTGCTGCACGTGATCGTGTCGATCCTGCTGATCATGTTCATCCTCCTGAAGTCGGGCAAGGGCGGCGGGTTGTCGGACATGTTCGGTGGCGGCAGCATGTCCGGCGGGGGCGGTTCGACCATCGCGGAGAAGAACCTGGACCGCATCACCGTCCTCACCGCCGTCGTGTTCGCCGTCACGACGATGGCGCTGGCGCTGCGCCTGGTCTGA
- the gap gene encoding type I glyceraldehyde-3-phosphate dehydrogenase, producing the protein MTLKVGINGFGRIGRNFLRAAKQAGADIDIVGVNDLTSNETLAHLLKYDSVHGRFDGTVEVSENGLVIDGDEMRVFSERNPGDLPWKDLGAEIVIESTGLFTAREKASAHLEAGARKVIISAPAKNEDVTIVMGVNQDTYDAASHHIISNASCTTNSVVPMAKVLDEQFGIERGFMTTIHAYTNDQGTQDAPHSDLRRARAAAVNIIPTTTGAAKAASLALPQLEGRLDGMAVRVPVPDGSLTDLVCTLREDVTAEQVNDAFRAAADGDLKGILEFTMDPIVSSDIVGNPHSCILDGASTSAMGNMVKVLGWYDNEWGYSNRLIDLTTFVGSSL; encoded by the coding sequence ATGACCCTCAAGGTCGGCATCAACGGCTTCGGCCGCATCGGTCGCAACTTCCTTCGCGCCGCCAAGCAGGCCGGCGCCGACATCGACATCGTCGGTGTCAACGACCTGACCAGCAACGAGACCCTCGCCCACCTGCTGAAGTACGACAGCGTGCACGGCCGCTTCGACGGCACCGTCGAGGTCAGCGAGAACGGCCTGGTCATCGACGGCGACGAGATGCGGGTCTTCAGCGAGCGCAACCCGGGCGACCTGCCCTGGAAGGACCTCGGCGCCGAGATCGTCATCGAGTCCACCGGCCTGTTCACGGCCCGCGAGAAGGCCTCCGCACACCTCGAGGCCGGCGCCCGGAAGGTGATCATCTCCGCCCCGGCGAAGAACGAGGACGTCACGATCGTGATGGGCGTCAACCAGGACACCTACGACGCCGCCAGCCACCACATCATCTCCAACGCGTCCTGCACCACCAACTCGGTGGTGCCGATGGCGAAGGTCCTCGACGAGCAGTTCGGGATCGAGCGTGGCTTCATGACCACGATCCACGCCTACACCAACGACCAGGGCACCCAGGACGCGCCGCACTCCGACCTCCGCCGGGCCCGCGCCGCCGCGGTCAACATCATCCCGACCACCACCGGCGCTGCCAAGGCCGCCTCGCTCGCGCTGCCGCAGCTCGAGGGGCGCCTCGACGGCATGGCCGTCCGCGTCCCGGTGCCGGACGGGTCCCTGACCGACCTCGTCTGCACCCTGCGGGAGGACGTGACCGCCGAGCAGGTCAACGACGCGTTCAGGGCTGCCGCCGACGGCGACCTCAAGGGCATCCTCGAGTTCACCATGGACCCGATCGTGTCCTCCGACATCGTCGGCAACCCGCACTCCTGCATCCTCGACGGCGCCTCGACGTCCGCCATGGGCAACATGGTCAAGGTCCTCGGCTGGTACGACAACGAGTGGGGCTACTCCAACCGCCTCATCGACCTGACGACCTTCGTCGGCTCGTCGCTCTAG
- a CDS encoding BlaI/MecI/CopY family transcriptional regulator: MAKRNKQLQGLLGPLETDVMETVWRLGDATVRDVHEELRNRRDLAYTTIMTTMARLASKGLLERDTTGLAHRYRPTVSREVYAKSTVTSVVDWLVQSFPEPAMSYFVEKIDDSGDPDVLSALRASIDARRSDEDD, encoded by the coding sequence ATGGCAAAGCGCAACAAGCAGCTGCAGGGCCTGCTGGGCCCCCTCGAGACCGACGTCATGGAAACGGTCTGGCGCCTCGGCGACGCGACCGTACGCGACGTCCACGAGGAGCTGCGCAACCGGCGTGACCTGGCCTACACCACCATCATGACCACGATGGCCCGGCTGGCGAGCAAGGGCCTGCTGGAACGCGACACCACGGGCCTGGCCCATCGCTACCGTCCGACGGTCAGCCGCGAGGTGTACGCCAAGTCGACGGTGACCTCCGTCGTCGACTGGCTCGTCCAGTCCTTCCCGGAACCGGCCATGAGCTACTTCGTCGAGAAGATCGACGACTCGGGTGACCCGGATGTACTCTCCGCGCTGCGGGCAAGCATCGACGCGCGACGTTCGGACGAGGACGATTGA
- the rapZ gene encoding RNase adapter RapZ, giving the protein MKPTIAIITGMSGAGRTTAAKVLEDLGYFVIDNMPPQLLDSVVELATGPGADVSRIALVMDVRGRAFFGDLRQTIRSLEERGLSVRMLYLEASTQSLVQRYEAARRVHPMAGSDRVVEGIARERELLAELRADADLVVDTTHLNVHELRDKLVDAFGDPGDTVMVTNVVSFGFKHGTPRDADLVLDVRFLPNPHWVPELKPFTGLDAPVRDYVLGQDEAQGFLDRLLPLLDLMVPAFRREGKRYLTIAIGCTGGKHRSVALSEEVARHLREGGQTVQVDHRDRLRE; this is encoded by the coding sequence ATGAAGCCCACCATCGCCATCATCACCGGGATGTCCGGTGCCGGCCGGACGACCGCCGCCAAGGTCCTGGAGGACCTGGGCTACTTCGTCATCGACAACATGCCCCCGCAGCTGCTGGACTCCGTGGTCGAGCTGGCCACCGGTCCCGGCGCGGACGTCAGCCGCATCGCCCTCGTCATGGACGTGCGCGGACGCGCGTTCTTCGGTGACCTCCGTCAGACGATCAGGTCGCTGGAGGAACGCGGCCTGAGCGTGCGCATGCTGTACCTCGAGGCGTCGACGCAGTCGCTCGTCCAGCGCTACGAGGCCGCGCGCCGCGTCCACCCCATGGCGGGCAGCGACCGGGTCGTGGAGGGCATCGCCCGCGAGCGCGAGCTGCTCGCCGAGCTGCGCGCCGACGCCGACCTGGTCGTCGACACGACCCACCTGAACGTCCACGAGCTGCGGGACAAGCTCGTCGACGCCTTCGGGGACCCCGGCGACACCGTCATGGTCACCAACGTGGTGTCGTTCGGGTTCAAGCACGGCACCCCCCGTGACGCCGACCTCGTCCTGGACGTGCGCTTCCTCCCCAACCCCCACTGGGTTCCGGAGCTCAAGCCCTTCACCGGCCTCGACGCCCCGGTCCGCGACTACGTCCTCGGGCAGGACGAAGCGCAGGGCTTCCTCGACCGGCTGCTGCCGCTCCTCGACCTGATGGTCCCGGCGTTCCGGCGCGAGGGAAAGCGGTACCTCACCATCGCCATCGGCTGCACCGGCGGCAAGCACCGCTCCGTGGCGCTGTCCGAAGAGGTGGCCCGGCACCTGCGCGAGGGTGGCCAGACCGTGCAGGTCGACCATCGCGACCGGCTGCGGGAGTAG
- a CDS encoding M56 family metallopeptidase — translation MTDGVVGLRDVTDGLGLLLSTQSFAARALIGSLVAAALAAAAVRLGWVRSSRARRGLVLAPIATAAAAAVASAGDAFLPPLVVATTGAGESWEFFGQEYRVLQLEWLLIAYVAVASFLLLRRGLSHLAIRMYVRGAVPCDDPAVIASVRRMASKLGLTSPPLLLIPDCPGGAFTTGLRRPVVCVDPDLVDQLDTRELEGLLAHELAHIARRDVPLNVTIGVIRDLTFFVPPLHLAARWLRQEQEHAADDLASDSTGRPAALASSILKVWEGASRRGVTVVASMACATMVPAPLPVPAGMPARILRQGGLRGGAKQIAARVVRLIEGEARASSTRERVEMAALAVVLGALTAVTVVLPAQLADSSLLLGQWSRPVARPVESPALQTFRTLTVAETTAFGTTVARPARAATCEDCLTVESTADWRRGVAPSAPVRTAGWAHGGYVWEDGSPVLVTAPRAEPLWGVDARTTRVGVFVVR, via the coding sequence ATGACAGATGGTGTCGTAGGGCTTCGCGACGTCACCGACGGACTGGGACTTCTGCTCAGCACCCAGTCGTTCGCGGCCCGCGCACTGATCGGGTCCCTGGTCGCCGCTGCGCTGGCTGCGGCCGCCGTCCGGCTCGGGTGGGTTCGGTCCAGCCGTGCCCGTCGCGGACTGGTGCTGGCCCCCATCGCCACGGCTGCGGCTGCCGCGGTCGCCAGCGCCGGGGATGCGTTCCTGCCGCCGCTCGTGGTCGCCACGACCGGCGCGGGGGAGTCCTGGGAGTTCTTCGGTCAGGAGTACCGCGTCCTCCAGCTGGAGTGGTTGCTGATCGCCTACGTGGCGGTCGCGTCGTTCCTGCTGCTGCGCAGGGGCCTGAGCCACCTCGCCATCCGCATGTACGTCCGCGGGGCCGTGCCGTGTGACGACCCGGCGGTGATCGCCAGCGTGCGACGGATGGCCTCCAAGCTGGGGCTGACGTCCCCGCCGCTGCTCCTGATCCCCGACTGTCCCGGCGGCGCCTTCACCACCGGCCTTCGACGCCCGGTCGTGTGCGTCGACCCGGACCTGGTCGACCAGCTCGACACCCGCGAGCTCGAGGGACTCCTGGCCCACGAGCTGGCGCACATCGCCCGCCGGGACGTCCCCCTGAACGTCACCATCGGTGTCATCCGGGACCTGACCTTCTTCGTCCCACCACTCCACCTCGCGGCCCGCTGGCTGCGGCAGGAGCAGGAACACGCGGCGGACGACCTCGCGTCGGACTCGACCGGCCGCCCTGCCGCGCTGGCCTCCTCGATCCTCAAGGTGTGGGAGGGCGCCTCTCGCCGGGGTGTGACCGTCGTGGCGTCGATGGCCTGCGCCACCATGGTCCCCGCCCCGCTGCCGGTACCTGCCGGCATGCCGGCACGCATCCTCCGCCAGGGTGGCCTCCGTGGCGGGGCCAAGCAGATCGCGGCTCGCGTCGTGCGCCTGATCGAGGGCGAGGCCCGTGCGTCGAGCACCCGCGAACGCGTGGAGATGGCCGCCCTCGCCGTGGTCCTCGGGGCGCTCACCGCGGTCACCGTCGTACTCCCCGCGCAGCTGGCCGACTCCTCGTTGCTGCTCGGCCAGTGGTCGCGCCCGGTGGCCCGCCCGGTGGAGTCCCCGGCACTGCAGACCTTCCGAACGCTCACCGTCGCCGAGACGACGGCGTTCGGGACCACCGTCGCCCGACCGGCGCGCGCAGCGACCTGCGAGGACTGCCTGACGGTGGAGTCGACCGCCGACTGGCGGCGTGGCGTTGCCCCTTCGGCCCCGGTGCGGACCGCGGGCTGGGCGCACGGTGGCTACGTGTGGGAGGACGGCAGCCCCGTCCTGGTCACCGCCCCGCGCGCGGAACCGCTCTGGGGTGTCGACGCCCGAACCACCCGCGTCGGCGTCTTCGTCGTCCGCTGA
- the tpiA gene encoding triose-phosphate isomerase has translation MSRKPVIAGNWKMNLTHLEGIQLVQNLAYHLDKADFEKADVAVIPPFTSLRSIQTLIEGDRLDLTLGAQSCHHEASGAYTGEISPTMLSALGCSWVIAGHSERRTLFGETDEVVNAKVKAIIAAEMTPILCVGETLEQREVGEAEAVIRGQVTGSLAGVSAEQVADLVIAYEPIWAIGTGRTALPSDADGGCATVRETVAELHGTETAEAVRIQYGGSVKPGNVAELMSQPNIDGALVGGASLNADDFAVIARFHRL, from the coding sequence ATGAGTCGCAAGCCCGTCATCGCCGGGAACTGGAAGATGAACCTCACCCACCTCGAGGGCATCCAGCTGGTCCAGAACCTCGCCTACCACCTCGACAAGGCGGACTTCGAGAAGGCCGACGTGGCGGTCATCCCACCGTTCACCTCGCTGCGGTCCATCCAGACCCTGATCGAGGGCGACCGGCTGGACCTGACGCTCGGCGCACAGTCGTGCCACCACGAGGCCAGCGGTGCCTACACCGGGGAGATCTCCCCGACCATGCTGTCGGCCCTCGGCTGCAGCTGGGTCATCGCCGGCCACTCGGAACGTCGCACCCTTTTCGGTGAGACCGACGAGGTCGTCAACGCCAAGGTGAAGGCCATCATCGCCGCGGAGATGACGCCGATCCTCTGCGTCGGCGAGACGCTGGAGCAGCGCGAGGTCGGCGAGGCCGAGGCGGTCATCCGCGGCCAGGTCACGGGCAGCCTCGCCGGGGTGTCCGCCGAGCAGGTCGCCGACCTGGTCATCGCCTACGAGCCGATCTGGGCCATCGGCACCGGCCGCACGGCCCTGCCGTCGGACGCCGACGGCGGCTGCGCCACCGTCCGCGAGACCGTCGCCGAGCTGCACGGCACCGAGACCGCCGAGGCCGTCCGAATCCAGTACGGCGGCTCGGTCAAGCCCGGCAACGTCGCCGAGCTCATGTCGCAGCCCAACATCGACGGCGCCCTGGTCGGCGGCGCGAGCCTGAACGCCGACGATTTCGCGGTTATCGCACGTTTCCATCGCTTGTAA
- a CDS encoding gluconeogenesis factor YvcK family protein produces the protein MAGAERVVAIGGGHGLSRTLEALRLMEVDATAVVTVADDGGSSGRLRRERGIIALGDMRMGLLALAPPGPLPEVFGHRFNGGGLDGHSLGNLALVAMIEQAGGDVLVAMERAARLLDCRGRVWPCTTDDVTLVAAIDGTEVEGQVAVATTEGRDRRVWLEPEEPRACPLAMEAIDEADLVVLGPGSLFTSIIPNLLVPGIAEALDDTDARIVYAANLTAQAGETAGMSARDHVEALLDYLPERTSIEVLCHDGPEPDGSGPALPPDVSGRGVSGVHHADLAEGDGSQRVGAHDPVRLAAAIRRLLDEA, from the coding sequence ATGGCCGGAGCCGAACGCGTGGTGGCCATCGGGGGTGGACACGGGCTGTCCCGGACCCTCGAAGCACTGCGCCTGATGGAGGTCGACGCCACCGCGGTCGTGACCGTCGCCGACGACGGCGGGTCCTCGGGCCGGCTGCGCCGTGAGCGGGGGATCATCGCCCTCGGCGACATGCGCATGGGGCTGCTGGCCCTGGCACCGCCGGGTCCGCTCCCGGAGGTCTTCGGGCATCGGTTCAACGGGGGTGGCCTCGACGGCCACTCGCTGGGCAACCTGGCCCTCGTGGCGATGATCGAGCAGGCCGGCGGCGACGTGCTGGTCGCCATGGAGCGGGCGGCCCGGCTGCTGGACTGCCGCGGGCGGGTGTGGCCCTGCACGACCGACGACGTCACGCTCGTCGCCGCGATCGACGGCACCGAGGTCGAGGGCCAGGTCGCCGTGGCGACCACCGAGGGCCGCGACCGCCGCGTGTGGCTGGAGCCGGAGGAACCCCGCGCGTGTCCGCTGGCGATGGAGGCCATCGACGAGGCCGACCTCGTCGTCCTGGGACCGGGCAGCCTGTTCACGAGCATCATCCCCAACCTGCTCGTGCCCGGCATCGCCGAGGCGCTCGACGACACCGACGCGCGGATCGTCTACGCCGCCAACCTGACCGCCCAGGCGGGCGAGACCGCGGGCATGTCGGCCCGCGACCACGTCGAGGCGCTGCTGGACTACCTCCCCGAGCGGACCTCTATCGAGGTGCTCTGCCACGACGGTCCCGAACCGGACGGGTCCGGACCCGCCTTGCCGCCGGACGTGTCCGGACGAGGAGTCAGCGGGGTCCACCACGCGGACCTGGCCGAGGGCGACGGCTCCCAGCGGGTGGGTGCCCACGATCCCGTTCGGCTGGCCGCAGCCATCCGCCGCCTGCTCGACGAGGCATGA
- the uvrC gene encoding excinuclease ABC subunit UvrC, with protein MVSNPALSFRPDPGTIPTDPGCYLWRDRHGRVVYVGKAKNLRARLSSYFQDVSNLHQRTRGMLEVAASVEWIIVASDVESLHLEYNLIKQHRPRFNVRYNDDKSYPYLAITLGEEVPRAMVRRNPRNDGSRYFGPFAHAYAIRDTLDMLLRVYPVRTCSKGVFDRHQRAGRPCLLFHIGKCSGPCTGEVSPEEHLALVEDLMAFVDGDTEGAVEALEAAMATEAEKQNYEAAARIRDQLKAMRTALAKQVMVTGKREDLDAISWHADELEVAFQVFFVRNGRVVGRKGWTVDRVEALDMAGLVQRFMVQVYSERANTLGSGSTALTSTAKGGADGLIKEPEGDATHLVGKEVLVPELPEDHETLEELLSELRGSRVVIRVPQRGAKREFLDTVEENAREAFQQHRLKRAKDFNARSQALKELQEGLGLEQAPLRIECYDISTLQGTNSVASMVVMEDGLPRKSEYRRFRINGVVGQDDFAMMHEVITRRFKRYLAERDQPLEDEDGKPRKFAYPPNLVLIDGGKGQLNAANRALEELGIEGVELASLAKRMEEVFRPGASESIMLPRSSEALFLVMRIRDEAHRFAITYHRSLRGKEMVESVFDEIPGVGPARRKALLGHFGTVRAMKEATVADLEEVPGISEGLARTIHEHLRPGRRRTPAER; from the coding sequence ATGGTGTCCAACCCCGCACTCTCCTTCAGGCCCGATCCCGGCACGATCCCCACCGACCCGGGCTGCTACCTGTGGCGCGACCGCCACGGGCGTGTGGTGTACGTCGGCAAGGCCAAGAACCTGCGAGCCCGCCTGTCGTCGTACTTCCAGGACGTCAGCAACCTGCACCAGCGCACCCGCGGCATGCTCGAGGTCGCGGCGTCCGTCGAGTGGATCATCGTCGCCTCCGACGTCGAGTCGCTGCACCTCGAGTACAACCTCATCAAGCAGCACCGGCCCCGGTTCAACGTCCGCTACAACGACGACAAGTCCTACCCCTACCTGGCGATCACCCTGGGGGAGGAGGTGCCGCGGGCGATGGTGCGGCGCAACCCGCGCAACGACGGCAGCCGCTACTTCGGCCCGTTCGCCCACGCCTACGCCATCCGCGACACCCTCGACATGCTGCTGCGCGTCTATCCGGTCAGGACGTGCAGCAAGGGGGTGTTCGACCGCCACCAGCGGGCCGGCCGCCCCTGCCTGCTGTTCCACATCGGCAAATGCAGCGGTCCGTGCACCGGCGAGGTGTCGCCCGAGGAGCACCTGGCCCTCGTCGAGGACCTCATGGCCTTCGTCGACGGCGACACCGAAGGGGCGGTCGAGGCGCTCGAGGCCGCGATGGCCACCGAGGCCGAGAAGCAGAACTACGAGGCTGCGGCCCGCATCCGCGACCAGCTGAAGGCCATGCGGACGGCGCTCGCCAAGCAGGTCATGGTCACCGGCAAGCGCGAGGACCTCGACGCCATTTCGTGGCACGCCGACGAGCTGGAGGTGGCCTTCCAGGTCTTCTTCGTCCGCAACGGCCGTGTCGTCGGCCGCAAGGGCTGGACGGTGGACCGGGTCGAGGCGCTGGACATGGCCGGGTTGGTCCAGCGGTTCATGGTGCAGGTCTACTCCGAGCGGGCCAACACGCTCGGCAGCGGATCCACGGCCCTGACGTCCACCGCCAAGGGCGGGGCCGACGGCCTCATCAAGGAACCGGAGGGCGACGCCACCCACCTGGTGGGCAAGGAGGTGCTGGTCCCCGAGCTGCCCGAGGACCACGAGACCCTCGAGGAGCTGCTGTCGGAGCTGCGCGGCTCGCGTGTGGTCATCCGGGTTCCCCAGCGCGGCGCCAAGCGCGAGTTCCTCGACACCGTGGAGGAGAACGCCCGCGAGGCCTTCCAGCAGCACCGACTCAAGCGGGCCAAGGACTTCAACGCCCGCTCCCAGGCGCTCAAGGAGCTGCAGGAGGGCCTCGGGCTCGAGCAGGCGCCGCTCCGCATCGAGTGCTACGACATCTCCACGCTCCAGGGCACCAACTCCGTCGCCTCCATGGTGGTGATGGAGGACGGGCTGCCCCGCAAGTCGGAGTACCGCCGCTTCCGGATCAACGGCGTGGTCGGCCAGGACGACTTCGCGATGATGCACGAGGTCATCACCCGCCGCTTCAAGCGGTACCTCGCCGAGCGGGACCAACCGCTGGAGGACGAGGACGGCAAGCCCCGCAAGTTCGCCTATCCGCCCAACCTCGTGCTGATCGACGGCGGCAAGGGCCAGCTCAACGCGGCCAACCGTGCGCTCGAGGAGCTGGGCATCGAGGGGGTCGAGCTGGCCTCGCTGGCCAAGCGGATGGAGGAGGTGTTCCGGCCGGGCGCGTCGGAGTCGATCATGCTCCCACGGTCCTCCGAGGCCCTCTTCCTCGTCATGCGGATACGTGACGAGGCCCACCGCTTCGCCATCACCTACCACCGCAGCCTGCGGGGCAAGGAGATGGTGGAGAGCGTCTTCGACGAGATCCCCGGCGTGGGGCCGGCCCGTCGCAAGGCCCTGCTGGGCCACTTCGGCACCGTCCGGGCCATGAAGGAGGCCACGGTGGCCGACCTGGAGGAGGTTCCGGGCATCAGCGAGGGCCTCGCCCGCACCATCCACGAGCACCTGCGCCCCGGCCGGCGCCGCACCCCCGCCGAGCGGTAG